The following coding sequences lie in one Oncorhynchus kisutch isolate 150728-3 linkage group LG3, Okis_V2, whole genome shotgun sequence genomic window:
- the setbp1 gene encoding SET-binding protein produces MEPRDLVGSARPKEAELGGGRAEPEEEEQERAGLGTVSRGDEVIGDVMGERWGSQGEGEGLEEQEFSIKEASFQEGSLKLKIQTTKRIKKPPKSLENYICPPEIRMTIRPPSGEGRGGRLGGRAAQDKGPPRKRTYERPFKAAEPREGGLLQLLGDVTPPKHQPKPSILHTTPLPPHTLTYQPQQQHTQPPKFTHQHIHSPSWATPPSAPPANPVHAEPSREPAGANRSPLSDLAPSFLKPPMKRLPGSPSPRSYSPSPHRHLSPDPVLPVVTDASILNLTSLSRGRGLQEVSEQLFGNIKRKYGRKDPQRTQGNTHNAELPWGRRAEKDAESPIVPDERQKFRREETPELEREEKEKESIGRTGEEEEREMPTLGAPVLMEEGKGRKRRRRRSLQESLTQEDQSEQLQGTDITERNESGPPEPKVSYKMKGHKMESYKSESRSGRGEEGSQPEADGDRGENGERADRAEKGERGEKGEKGARGDKGEKAERGERGMSGADMESAMIQSWVRKNPVGRPRSSTDPHKHPDPNPSPRLPSPNLNHIHSPRSSLNPNPTLPNLSPGLNPNPNTSPKLSPYPRPPKTKDRWSYLKSRSPPGLIQRESGRSPLSAMSEPPSAFPITPSSPLYTNTDSLTVHTPAKRKRGRPKKQPLLTVETIHEGTSTSPLSPLARENPAGLSRRRKTHTLTTLAQITSGSISPNANGLKLQRSEGGHVRSVKKLKLGKVQSILNEILSGSGQHGSLALKSASAPVSSTMTAMASTIEAHLGKQINVSKRGTIYIGKKRGRKPRSDTQNLPHRGGAKPPLPVPMSSLYNSLLVPSTLPPSSTTLLLRPSHTLSSLCLPGPRSPYSDSTMPSLQPISALPSKPLGRGLLGAGWKLSPPLLLANSPSHLSEGAASVKEVTLSPISESHSEETIPSDSGIGTDNNSTSDQTEKGTNARRRYSFDLSGFEAAEAAALEASSRGSRGRCVRQAAVVDNFLSQQEKKQKHRRKRKCLQSRDHLHFLSELEEVVVKLQQLHVSHRRYASCYPQHPYPSIFRLNFHHHYYPLTYDPYPCDPAPYLRRTAELKAKRRRGRPAKASEPITSKLPFVQGFGYPLAGGNYYAPYAMPYAPPLSLGYYPPAPPLYLPHHSHSPSPPSHFMRPAVPPPKFHSGGHSKLQAGAKLRTSSGPLQTSSGRGEGLGSLGGDGGGVRLHKRKHKHKHKHKEETPLLSPHDRQELGGLFSGAKTNGLLNLLTDRREMNNPKHQEQQRGGGRGSRGGSRGAMFESDPLSSLSMDHVQFRPRMPGQPMSSFLSSYRSQSQWPELTSDLFRLREEGSGRGRRRGLAVFGEEGVMSFHNARKEKSQETEEPFHNASPTLTGKRRYKRHEVEQIHGEVRRMCSLNNVLNSQRSFEHVQKILRVKRLQRQAKTGNNVVKRRPGRPRKHPIDESEPTSYGRDEGRGFGMPVLERCVDLPGRRSLRPSPIPQPLEFSNHDSISVAIETVVHRARSLAPPPARGRKRRGRCRREERGDMAFH; encoded by the exons ACCTATGAGAGACCCTTCAAAGCAGCAGAACCTAGAGAGGGGGGGCTACTGCAACTACTGGGGGATGTCACCCCCCCAAAACACCAGCCCAAGCCCTCTAtcctacacaccacaccactgcccccccacacactcacataccaaccccaacagcaacacacacagccaccaaAGTTCACACACCAACATATACACAGTCCATCCTGGGCCACGCCTCCCTCCGCACCTCCAGCCAATCCAGTGCATGCGGAGCCTAGCAGGGAACCAGCGGGAGCCAATAGGAGCCCTCTCTCTGACCTGGCCCCTTCCTTCCTCAAACCTCCAATGAAGAGATTACCAGGAAGCCCCTCCCCTCGCTCTTACAGCCCATCCCCCCATCGACACCTGAGCCCTGATCCCGTGTTGCCCGTAGTAACGGACGCTAGCATTCTAaacctgacctctctctccagaGGGCGGGGCTTACAGGAGGTCAGTGAGCAGCTGTTTGGAAACATCAAGAGGAAGTACGGCAGGAAGGACCCCCAGAGGACTCAGGGTAATACCCACAATGCAGAGCTGCCATGGGGAAGGAGGGCAGAGAAAGATGCAGAGAGTCCAATAGTTCCAGATGAAAGGCAGAAGTTCAGGAGGGAAGAGACCCCTgagctggagagagaagagaaggagaaggagagcataggaaggacaggagaggaggaggagagggagatgccaACGCTTGGTGCTCCTGTGCTGATGGAGGAGggaaaagggaggaagaggaggaggaggcggtcTCTCCAGGAGTCACTCACCCAGGAGGACCAATCGGAGCAGCTGCAGGGCACTGACATCACAGAGAGGAATGAATCAGGGCCTCCGGAGCCCAAAGTGTCCTACAAAATGAAAGGGCACAAGATGGAATCATACAAGAGTGAGTCTAGGTCAGGTCGGGGTGAGGAGGGTAGCCAGCCAGAGGCAgacggagacagaggagagaatggggagagagcagacagagcagagaaaggagagagaggagagaagggagagaaaggagcgagaggagacaaaggagagaaggcggagagaggagagagggggatgagtgggGCCGACATGGAATCAGCCATGATCCAGAGCTGGGTGAGGAAAAACCCAGTTGGCCGTCCTAGATCATCCACAGACCCCCACAaacaccctgaccctaaccctagccccagaTTGccaagccctaaccttaaccatatcCATAGTCCAAGatccagtctcaaccctaaccctacactgCCCAACCTAAGCCCcggccttaaccctaaccccaacaccagCCCAAAACTCAGCCCTTACCCCAGACCCCCCAAGACCAAGGACCGGTGGTCCTACCTCAAGTCCCGAAGCCCCCCTGGCCTGATCCAGAGGGAGAGTGGCCGCAGCCCCCTGTCAGCCATGTCTGAGCCCCCCTCTGCCTTCCCCATCACCCCCTCCAGCCCCCTGTACACCAACACAGATAGTCTAACTGTCCACACCCCCGCCAAGCGCAAACGAGGTCGTCCCAAAAAACAACCCCTGCTCACTGTGGAAACCATCCATGAAGGCACTTCCACCTCCCCCCTGAGCCCTCTGGCCCGGGAGAACCCCGCGGGGCTCAGCCGCAGGAGGAAGACTCACACGCTAACAACGCTAGCCCAAATCACATCGGGTTCCATTAGCCCCAATGCTAATGGGTTGAAACTGCAGCGCAGTGAGGGTGGCCATGTCAGGTCGGTGAAGAAGCTGAAGCTGGGGAAGGTGCAGAGTATCCTGAATGAGATCCTATCAGGCTCCGGCCAACATGGCAGCCTGGCACTGAAGTCAGCCTCAGCTCCTGTCTCTTCCACCATGACGGCCATGGCCTCTACCATTGAGGCGCATCTGGGGAAGCAAATCAACGTCAGTAAGAGAGGAACCATCTATAtcgggaaaaagagagggaggaagccaCGCTCCGACACCCAAAACCTTCCCCACAGAGGCGGGGCCAAGCCTCCTTTGCCTGTCCCCATGTCCAGCCTGTACAACAGCCTCCTAGTgccttccaccctccctcccagctCCACTACCCTCCTCCTCAGACCCAGTCACACCCTGTCCTCTCTGTGCCTCCCTGGCCCTCGCAGCCCCTACTCTGACTCCACCATGCCCAGCCTGCAGCCCATCAGTGCCCTGCCCTCTAAACCCCTAGGCAGGGGGCTACTGGGAGCCGGCTGGAAGCTGTCTCCCCCACTCCTCCTGGCCAACTCCCCGTCCCACCTATCTGAGGGGGCAGCATCGGTCAAGGAGGTGACGCTGTCACCCATCAGCGAATCACACAGCGAGGAGACCATTCCCAGCGACAGCGGCATAGGGACAGACAACAACAGCACCTCTGACCAAACAGAGAAGGGAACCAACGCACGACGCAG ATACTCATTTGACCTGTCTGGGTTTGAGGCTGCGGAGGCTGCAGCTCTGGAGGCCTCCAGTCGCGGCAGTAGGGGTCGCTGCGTGCGGCAGGCGGCAGTGGTGGACAACTTCCTGTCCCAGCAAGAGAAGAAGCAGAAACACCGCAGGAAGAGGAAGTGCCTGCAGAGCCGCGACCACCTGCACTTCCTGTCTGAGCTAGAAGAG gTTGTGGTGAAGCTGCAGCAGCTGCATGTGTCTCACCGACGCTACGCCTCCTGCTACCCCCAGCACCCCTACCCCTCCATCTTCCGCCTCAActtccaccaccactactacccccTGACCTACGACCCCTACCCCTGTGACCCCGCCCCTTACTTGCGCAGGACCGCCGAGCTCAAGGCCAAGAGGAGGCGCGGCCGGCCCGCCAAAGCCAGTGAGCCAATCACGTCCAAGCTGCCTTTTGTCCAGGGGTTTGGATATCCGCTGGCAGGGGGGAACTACTATGCACCATATGCCATGCCTTACGCCCCGCCTCTGAGTCTGGGCTACTACCCCCCAGCACCCCCCCTCTACCTGCCCCACCATTCCCATAGCCCTTCACCACCCTCCCACTTCATGAGGCCTGCTGTCCCCCCTCCTAAGTTCCACTCTGGAGGCCACTCCAAGCTCCAGGCCGGGGCCAAGCTACGGACGTCTAGCGGCCCACTGCAGACTTCCTCTGGTCGGGGAGAAGGACTGGGATCCctgggtggtgatggtggaggggtGAGGCTCCACAAgaggaaacacaagcacaaacacaagcacaaggaagagacccctctcctctcacctcatGACAGACAGGAGCTGGGCGGGCTCTTCAGTGGTGCCAAGACCAATGGGCTGCTCAACCTGTTGACTGACAGGCGGGAGATGAACAATCCGAAGCATCAGGAGCAGCAAAGGGGGGGTGGGCGAGGCTCTAGAGGGGGGTCCCGAGGAGCGATGTTTGAGTCggaccctctctcttctctctccatggACCATGTCCAGTTCCGCCCACGCATGCCGGGACAGCCAATGAGCAGCTTCCTGAGCAGCTACAGAAGCCAATCACAGTGGCCagagctgacctctgacctttttaGATTGCGGGAGGAGGGCAGTGGGCGTGGCAGAAGAAGGGGCTTAGCAGTGTTCGGAGAGGAAGGGGTGATGTCATTCCACAATGCCAGGAAAGAGAAGAGCCAAGAAACAGAAGAGCCGTTCCACAATGCCAGCCCCACTCTAACAG gtaagAGGAGGTATAAGCGTCATGAGGTGGAACAGATCCACGGTGAGGTCAGGAGGATGTGTTCTCTCAACAACGTGCTCAACAGTCAGAGGAGTTTTGAGCACGTGCAGAAGATCCTGCGTGTGAAGCGTCTCCAGCGCCAGGCCAAGACTGGCAACAACGTCGTCAAGAGGCGACCTGGTCGCCCCCGGAAACACCCTATTGATGAATCTGAACCCACCAGTTatgggagggatgaagggaggggctTCGGGATGCCGGTGTTGGAGAGGTGTGTTGACCTACCGGGTAGGCGGAGCTTAAGACCAAGTCCCATCCCCCAGCCTCTGGAGTTTTCCAATCACGACTCTATCTCAGTGGCCATTGAGACGGTGGTGCACCGAGCACGCTCTCTGGCGCCCCCACCGGCCAGAGGAAGGAAacgtagggggaggtgcaggagagaggaaagaggggataTGGCCTTCCACTAG